The sequence below is a genomic window from Canis aureus isolate CA01 chromosome 35, VMU_Caureus_v.1.0, whole genome shotgun sequence.
aagattttatttatccatgagagacacagagagagaggcagagacacaggcagagggagaagcaggctccctgcaaggagcctgatgtgggactcgatcccagatcctgggatcatgccttgagctgaaggcagacgctcaaccgctgagccacccaggcgtcccagaattGTGTTTTAGAAGCATATTTCTAGAGGATGGATTAGAGGTAGCAGAAATTGAAAGCAAGGATTTGTAATCCTAGGTCAAAATGAAAGATAGTTATTacctggtttagtggtgatggaGAGGAAGGGATAGTTTAGAAGCATTaatggagaggaagaaaacaaatgtcaAAATTATTCTGAGATCTCTAGTTTAAAGCAATTGATGGTGATGTCCACTAACAAACCTGGGAAATTATAGTAGAAAACAGACTTGGATTTGCAGACATGTTGTTTAGGATTTGGAATGGTGTGGGAATGTCTTTTGGTCAGAGCCTTCCAAAGAACTGTTAACAATTGTGAACTCATATACTGACTGAGAAACTAAAGCTCCTCTCTAGAGTTCAAGCTAGAGATGACCTATAAGCAATATAGTCTTAAAGATGTCAAAGTTAACACAAGCAGTATGCCAGATGACATTGTTTTGACATGTAAACAGAGATTGTTGGCATGTTAGGTCATGCAGGCTTACACTCCTATGAAACACGACACATTTCGTAGTGGGCCTTATCTATATGTAAACAAAATACCCAAAACAGTGAGTAAATACCACCATAGTAATTTCTGaagatgagagagggagagagatagtaGGTTCAGTTTAAGACAGGAGAGTTTGACACCTCCATCCAGGTGGAGATGCACAAAACATAAAGATACAGGTCTAGTGCTTAGGAGAGAGCTGGTACCTGAAACTAAATTAGCCTTGAGATAAAGTGAGGAGCAAGAAGAGAAGATGGCCAAAGACAGAACCTGGGCAGCCACAACAGCATTCAGGTCCCTGAGGACATAGAAGCTCAAGAAAGTGGTATGTGTATTTGTATACCACTTTCATGAAAAACAATTCAGGCAAGTGAGTTGTGTTGTTTCAGTTCTTTGTGATTCAGTTTGACATAATTCTGGTGTCACAGCACCGTCTGATGATTAAGCCTGTTCAGAGCTATCCAAATGCCCATGTTGGGTTACACAGCTTGGCATCTCATTCACATTATAGATGTTGATCATATGAGACATATTTTATTACTTCTGTCTAAGACCTTTGCTAGGTATTGGGAGACAGGTATAAGGATGGCCAAGAAATAGTCTCTGATTCCCTCCAACAGCTCACAATTCATTCATGAAACGGTAAccctaaaaataaagcagagggggcctgagtggctcactggttaagcatctgcctttggctcaggttataatcccagggtcctgggatccagctccatgtagggctctctcctcagcaggaaagcctgcttctccctctccccattgcttgctgctccctctgcttttgctttctctctgtcaagcaaataaataaaatctctaaaataattaaataaaaataaagcaggaggTAGGGAGTGACAGGTAGTGGAGGAGATCCCTCTGAAAATTAAGTAGGCAGGGTGATCTCCAGGCTTAAAGTCTAGTAGATTCAAGAGAATAGTGGAAAATGAGCTTATCCTTGAAGGTGGGAGAGGATTCCAGAAGTCAGACCAGAGAAGTGCACCTTATTAAATACTGGTCCCAGCACCTAGCTAGCATGACATTAGGTCTCAATCTTTTGGagactcaatttctttatctatgaagtctatttttaaaaataatcttgggggcagcccaggtggctcagtggtttagcactgtcttcagcccagggcatgatcctgagtcccaggatcgagccccacattgggctccctgcatgaagcctgcttctccctctgcctgtgtctctgcctctctctctctctctctctctctctctcccccctctccgtgtctctcatgaataaaaaatttaataaaaattaaaaaaaataatctctacacccaatgtagggctttaACTATTACCTTGAGATCAAAAATcccatgctcttccgactgagccaaccaggtgcccctcaattccTTTACCTGCAACATGATAAAAATGACTGCTTCACTTCTTCTGGTTGTTGTGAGAATCAAAGTAATGCTTGTatttaaagtcctttttttttttttttaatgtaggctccaagcccaatgtggggcttgaactcaagacctctgagattgagagttgcatgttccactgactcagccagccaggtgcccctaacatacTATGTAAAGTATAAAGTACAACACAAAATCAAGTCGTGGCAGATAATTCAAGTAATTAGACAATTCAATATAAGACAATTGGCAATATAAGGAATATAAGAACTAGGATGATGGCTAGAGAGAATGGCAAATAGGAACATCTGCTCataatcttaaatttaaatagctaccccaattttttttaaggattttatttatttatccatgagagacacagagagagaggcagagacacaggcagagggagaagcaggctccatgcagggagcccgacataggactcgattcccggattctgggatcatgagttgagctcaaggcagttgctcaaccgctgagccacccaggggccctcacTACCCAAATTAATAGTGGTTATAAACAATGTATTAGAGTCTTATCTTAGACAAAACCTTAGCTTTGTCCCTTGTCCTAAAGTACCCCTTGATTCTTTCATCTATAGAGTAGACCACAAACTCCAAGCTTTAGAAGCACAGTTTAAAGAACTGGACTTCATCAAGGATAGTTTGACACAGAAATTTGAACATCATAGCAAGGCTTTGGCAAGCCAGGCAGCCCAAGATGAGCTGTGGACAGCAGTTCTGGCACCCAAGTGAGTATCCAATGAGAAATCAGTGGAATTTTGTGGCTTCATGAGAGCTTGCAGTGGTCATGCTAATCTTGAATTTCAATGGATTGTGAAGAAATCCTATTTCCTTATGTTAATCGATTCAAAAAAGATTAATTTGAGCACCTGTAGCTACGCCAGCACTGCCATATGCATTTCATCAGTGTCTCTTGTTTGCCAATAGCTTACTAACACAGAGATGGTTGACGTAACTCCTCTGCCGCTGAGAAATGTGTAGTGTGAGTGGCCTGAGAACTAAGCTATCCAGCATAGTGTAGGCTCTTTCTAAAGTAAGTATTTTCCAAAATACAACAACTGGTTCTTGTAGTGGGTTTGTATCCTGATGGAATTCACTGTATGTTTGTACATAAAGAGTCCTACTGATTGAGCAGCTCTCCACATTTTTTGTAGATTCACTTCAATGGAACTGAATATTTTACACAGCTACGTTATTGATGTACTCGTCTGCTTGCACACCCATGTGGTTGAGAAGCTGCCAGACCTGGTGAGAGGTCTTCCCACCTTGGCCTCTGTCCTAAGACGAAAAGTCAAGAACGGGCGCATTAGAGCTGTGTGGGAGTCTGTCCTGGAGGAGTGCGGGCTGCAGGAAGGAGATATCAGGGCGCTTTGCACCTTCTTTATTGCACATGGTAACAAGACGGAATACTATGTTGCTAAGGTGAGGCACATGTATATCAGAGATGTCAGCGTCCTGATCACTAACATGGTAAAGAACCAGTCTCTGCAGGGCGGTTTGCTGAGGGCTGTTCAGGTCATTGAGAAGGGGAAAGCAGTGAGTGCTCCCGAAGAGCCGAAGTCCTCCCTGAAAGAGTTGATACCATCTGTCAAAAACTAACTTTGATGACCAAGAGATTCTTTTTCTAGTAGTTTATCTTGTAAACAGGGGAAGACGATGTATGTACAATGTATTACAGGTTCATTTTTATAGCAAAAGTGAGGGGAGCCCaaacaaaatatgataaattGATATAGTGGATACTTTCTGTGTAGCAATATAAGAGAATGAAGAGAATGATGTGGAGCTATCACCAAGATgcgttattttaaaatatttccgatatattgttaagtggaaaaagagggcaaaaataaatacacacacacacacacacacacagctaataTATCCATAAATTTCATAAGCTGCTTCTGGAGAGATATGTTACAAAGTAAGAACATTGGTTGTCAcagggagaaaaatgaagaggCTAGAGGTCAAAGGTAGGAGAAATTCTCACTCTCAATCCCTTTtgtacattttgaattttgaaccatgTGAATGTACTAtatattaaaaggcaaaaaaaaaaaacaataaagacacctaatatatattgtatattgtgCATTTTCACTCTGGTACACTACCACAGTTATTTTACACTGGAAAGGGAACTCTTAGACACTgactatatatgaaaatatttattggggcccctggctggctcatttgatagagcatgtgattcttgatctcagggctgtaggtttgagccccatgttgggtacagagattacttaaaaataaaatcttaaaaaattaagaagatatatttatttatttttttaaaaatttttatttatttatgatagtcacagagagagagagagagagaggcagagacacaggcagagggagaagcaggctccatgcaccgggagcccgatgtgggattcgatcccgggtctccaggatcgcgccctgggccaaaggcaggcgccaaacctctgcgccacccagggatcccaagaagatatatttattgaacaccaatTCCAGGTGCTAGGTGCTGAGAAtaacagaaacatttaaaaatgtggacCCTGTCTTCTAGGTAAAGGTTAAGTGCGTGCGTGTTTTATTTGGGAGGTACAAATTCAGATCAACCAAAATGAGGTAACAGGAGACACAGGAGCATGTTTGGCAGATAAGTGTACCCAgtcttggagcacctggctggctcacttggtagagTATTTGACCCTTAACCTCAAGGTTGTAGGTTCgacccccatgttgggtgcagagattacttaagatttttagaataaaatcttaaaaaaaaaaaatctactcacTGTCTTGTCCTCTCCAGGCACACTGTTTAGAGAAAACATGCCTTGGAAGGTAGATGGAAAGGGAATTTCTCTGTCATGCTCGCTTAGTCTACGGTTTCCAGTGGGCCAAAGTTTGTTCTACGGGGAG
It includes:
- the SMCO1 gene encoding single-pass membrane and coiled-coil domain-containing protein 1 — protein: MNNETTTLISLKKAMKRVDHKLQALEAQFKELDFIKDSLTQKFEHHSKALASQAAQDELWTAVLAPKFTSMELNILHSYVIDVLVCLHTHVVEKLPDLVRGLPTLASVLRRKVKNGRIRAVWESVLEECGLQEGDIRALCTFFIAHGNKTEYYVAKVRHMYIRDVSVLITNMVKNQSLQGGLLRAVQVIEKGKAVSAPEEPKSSLKELIPSVKN